A single genomic interval of Sphingopyxis sp. CCNWLW2 harbors:
- a CDS encoding NADP-dependent malic enzyme: MDSGSKVQFSDREALLYHAYGRPGKIEIVASKPMATQRDLSLAYSPGVAVPVNAIAEDPAKAYDYTIKGNLVAVISNGTAILGLGNLGALASKPVMEGKAVLFKRFADVDSIDLEVDTEDPQAFIDAVALLGPSFGGINLEDIAAPNCFIIEAALKERMNIPVFHDDQHGTAIITAAGLINACYLTGRDLATVKVVVNGAGAAAIACTALIKAMGVRHENVIMCDRKGTIYQGRTESMDQWKSAHAVPTEARNLTEALVGADVFLGLSAAGALKPEMVKDMAPAPIIFAMANPDPEISPPDARAARPDAIIATGRSDYPNQVNNVLCFPFIFRGALDVHATAINEEMKIAAAYAIADLARQQVPEEVAAAYGGRASSFGPEYIIPSPFDPRLMEIVPAAVAEAAMKTGVAQRPIDNLDEYRTQLRARLNPTTSVLTLAYEAARNNPKRVVFTEGEEEVVLRAAIQFRDGGYGIPVLVGREGLHDKLRAMGVADAESFEVHNSVNSPHVPQMVDMLYERLQRRGYLRRDVERMVNRDRNIFGSLLLKMGLGDAMITGTTRTYSQTMREIRRVIDHAEGKTPFGIHILVDQHHTIFMSDTTVNERPTAEMLADIAERTAQVARRMGHEPRVAFLSYSTFGNPEGSWLESIREAVAILDQRKPAFEYEGEMAPDVALNEKVMKNYPFCRLSGPANVLIMPGLQSANLSAKLLRELGGGAVIGPMLVGMEKPVQVATMASTASDLVTLAVLAAGGIAQ; encoded by the coding sequence ATGGATAGTGGCAGCAAGGTGCAATTTTCGGACCGCGAGGCGCTGCTGTATCACGCCTATGGCCGGCCCGGGAAAATCGAGATCGTCGCGTCGAAGCCGATGGCGACGCAGCGCGACCTCAGCCTTGCCTATTCGCCCGGCGTGGCAGTTCCAGTGAACGCGATCGCCGAGGATCCGGCGAAAGCCTATGACTATACGATCAAGGGCAATCTGGTCGCGGTGATCTCGAACGGCACCGCGATCCTCGGGCTCGGCAACCTCGGCGCGCTCGCATCGAAGCCGGTGATGGAAGGCAAGGCGGTGCTGTTCAAACGCTTCGCCGACGTCGATTCGATCGACCTCGAGGTCGATACCGAAGACCCACAGGCGTTCATCGACGCCGTGGCGCTGCTCGGACCGAGCTTCGGCGGCATCAACCTGGAAGACATTGCCGCGCCCAACTGCTTCATCATCGAGGCGGCGCTGAAAGAACGCATGAACATCCCGGTGTTCCATGACGATCAGCATGGCACCGCGATCATCACCGCCGCGGGCCTGATCAACGCCTGTTACCTGACGGGTCGCGACCTTGCGACGGTGAAGGTCGTCGTCAACGGCGCCGGCGCCGCGGCGATCGCGTGCACCGCGCTGATCAAGGCGATGGGCGTGCGGCACGAAAATGTCATTATGTGCGACCGCAAGGGCACCATCTATCAGGGCCGCACCGAGAGCATGGACCAGTGGAAGTCGGCGCATGCGGTGCCGACCGAAGCCCGCAACCTGACCGAAGCGCTGGTCGGCGCCGACGTGTTCCTCGGCCTGTCGGCCGCCGGCGCGCTGAAGCCCGAGATGGTGAAGGACATGGCGCCCGCGCCGATCATCTTCGCGATGGCGAACCCCGACCCCGAAATCTCGCCGCCCGATGCGCGCGCGGCGCGGCCCGACGCGATCATCGCGACGGGGCGCTCGGACTATCCGAACCAGGTCAACAATGTGCTCTGCTTCCCGTTCATCTTCCGCGGCGCGCTCGACGTCCATGCGACCGCGATCAACGAAGAGATGAAGATCGCGGCTGCGTACGCCATTGCCGACCTCGCGCGCCAGCAGGTGCCCGAGGAAGTCGCCGCGGCCTATGGTGGCCGCGCATCGAGCTTCGGCCCCGAATATATCATCCCCTCGCCCTTCGATCCGCGCCTGATGGAAATCGTCCCCGCGGCGGTCGCCGAAGCGGCGATGAAGACCGGCGTCGCGCAGCGGCCGATCGACAATCTCGACGAATATCGCACGCAGCTCCGCGCCCGGCTCAATCCGACCACCTCGGTGCTCACCCTCGCCTATGAAGCCGCACGCAACAATCCGAAGCGCGTCGTCTTTACCGAGGGCGAAGAGGAAGTCGTCCTGCGCGCGGCGATCCAGTTCCGCGATGGCGGTTACGGGATCCCGGTGCTCGTCGGGCGCGAGGGGCTGCACGATAAGCTCCGCGCGATGGGCGTCGCCGATGCCGAAAGCTTCGAGGTCCACAACAGCGTCAATTCGCCACACGTGCCGCAGATGGTCGACATGCTCTACGAACGGCTGCAGCGCCGCGGATATCTCCGCCGCGATGTCGAGCGCATGGTCAATCGCGACCGCAACATCTTCGGCTCGCTGCTGCTCAAAATGGGACTCGGCGATGCGATGATCACGGGCACGACGCGGACCTATTCGCAGACGATGCGCGAAATCCGGCGCGTGATCGACCATGCCGAGGGCAAGACGCCGTTCGGCATCCACATCCTGGTCGATCAGCATCACACCATCTTCATGTCCGATACGACGGTGAACGAGCGGCCGACCGCCGAGATGCTCGCCGATATCGCCGAGCGCACCGCGCAGGTCGCACGCCGCATGGGTCACGAACCGCGCGTCGCCTTCCTCTCCTATTCGACCTTCGGCAATCCCGAAGGAAGCTGGCTCGAAAGCATCCGCGAAGCGGTGGCGATCCTCGACCAGCGCAAGCCCGCCTTCGAATATGAGGGCGAAATGGCACCCGACGTCGCGCTCAACGAGAAGGTGATGAAGAATTACCCCTTCTGCCGCCTCTCGGGCCCGGCGAACGTGCTGATCATGCCGGGGCTGCAATCGGCCAATCTCTCGGCGAAGCTGCTCCGCGAACTCGGCGGCGGCGCCGTCATCGGCCCGATGCTCGTCGGCATGGAAAAGCCGGTACAGGTCGCGACGATGGCGTCGACCGCGTCGGACCTGGTCACCCTCGCGGTGCTCGCAGCAGGCGGGATCGCGCAATAA
- a CDS encoding outer membrane protein assembly factor BamE has protein sequence MPNSILSLPVPRARLVVLGLAVALTASGCAQLKGRQGYVVDPLLTEAITPGVDNRESVEKTLGRPTFVGQFSDNEYYYVSRETRQLAFAKPRPVDQQVLRVRFDAAGNVAAVDRTGLELVSKISPEGDKTPTLGRHRSFFEDIFGNIGAVGAPGAGAPGGR, from the coding sequence ATGCCGAATTCGATCCTTTCGCTTCCTGTCCCGCGCGCGCGCCTCGTCGTGCTCGGCCTTGCCGTCGCACTGACCGCCAGCGGCTGCGCGCAGCTCAAGGGGCGGCAGGGCTATGTCGTCGATCCTTTGCTGACCGAAGCGATCACGCCGGGCGTCGACAACCGCGAGTCGGTCGAAAAGACGCTCGGCCGCCCGACCTTCGTCGGCCAGTTTAGCGACAATGAATATTATTATGTCTCGCGCGAAACGCGCCAGCTCGCCTTTGCCAAGCCGCGCCCGGTCGATCAGCAGGTGCTGCGCGTCCGCTTCGATGCGGCGGGCAATGTCGCCGCGGTCGATCGTACGGGTCTCGAACTGGTGAGCAAGATCAGCCCCGAAGGCGACAAGACGCCGACGCTCGGCCGTCATCGCAGCTTCTTTGAAGATATCTTCGGCAATATCGGCGCCGTCGGCGCGCCGGGTGCGGGGGCCCCCGGCGGGCGATAA
- a CDS encoding ubiquinol-cytochrome C chaperone family protein yields the protein MFSLRKFFVSDPDPREARRPLWNAVVATARAPHWYAEGTVPDTLDGRFDMISLVLALVLHRIDDEPARGLAGVQLTELFVNDMDGQMRQIGFGDMVVGKQVGRMMSALGGRLGAYRAADGSDELRDALVRNLWRGNEPAEAGIAHVMTEVAALRAALAATPVADLVVADRIGAVL from the coding sequence ATGTTCTCACTCCGCAAATTCTTCGTATCCGACCCCGACCCGCGCGAGGCGCGCCGCCCGCTGTGGAACGCCGTCGTCGCCACCGCGCGCGCGCCGCACTGGTATGCCGAGGGCACCGTTCCCGACACGCTCGACGGGCGGTTCGACATGATCAGCCTCGTGCTGGCGCTCGTCCTGCACCGGATCGACGACGAGCCGGCGCGCGGGCTCGCGGGCGTTCAGCTCACCGAATTGTTCGTGAACGACATGGACGGGCAGATGCGCCAGATCGGCTTTGGCGACATGGTCGTCGGCAAGCAGGTCGGGCGGATGATGAGCGCACTCGGCGGGCGGCTCGGCGCCTATCGCGCCGCCGATGGGTCGGACGAACTGCGCGACGCGCTGGTCCGCAACCTGTGGCGCGGCAACGAGCCTGCCGAAGCGGGGATAGCGCATGTGATGACCGAGGTCGCGGCGCTGCGCGCTGCGCTGGCGGCAACGCCCGTGGCCGATCTGGTCGTCGCCGACCGCATCGGAGCGGTGCTTTGA
- a CDS encoding YceD family protein → MNTPPEFSLIVTLADAAHGRTLSVEADAETRARIAKRLALVALDRFAVTGEVRAIAGGIGAKGEVRAKVVQACAATDLPVPAAIVEPFDLRFLRDVDAPVGEDEEIEIGSDELDLLPLEGDRVDLGEAAVQTLSLALDPFPRHPDADRILAEKGVLSEEAAGPFAALAKLRGKPGA, encoded by the coding sequence TTGAACACGCCGCCCGAATTCTCGCTGATCGTGACGCTGGCCGACGCCGCGCATGGCCGCACCCTTTCGGTCGAGGCCGATGCCGAGACGCGCGCGCGGATCGCCAAGCGGCTGGCGCTGGTCGCGCTCGACCGCTTCGCCGTCACCGGCGAAGTCCGCGCGATCGCCGGCGGCATCGGCGCGAAGGGCGAGGTTCGGGCAAAAGTGGTGCAGGCTTGCGCGGCGACCGACCTGCCCGTTCCCGCGGCGATCGTCGAACCCTTTGACCTGCGTTTCCTGCGCGATGTCGATGCGCCGGTTGGCGAGGATGAAGAGATCGAGATCGGTAGCGACGAGCTCGACCTGCTGCCGCTCGAGGGCGACCGGGTCGACCTCGGCGAAGCGGCCGTGCAGACCCTCTCGCTCGCGCTCGATCCCTTCCCGCGCCATCCCGACGCCGATCGCATCCTCGCCGAAAAAGGCGTGCTCAGCGAAGAAGCGGCCGGCCCGTTCGCCGCGCTCGCCAAGCTGCGCGGAAAGCCCGGCGCCTAG
- a CDS encoding adenylate kinase — translation MTLNIILLGPPGAGKGTQAVRLEDEHGMVQLSTGDMLRAAVKAGTPIGVQAKAVMDAGELVSDEIVSGLIGERLDQLGSDVSVIFDGYPRTAAQAEALDGILSARGRKLDHVIELQVEEDALVDRITGRFSCAKCGAGYHDRYKLPKVENTCDVCGSDEFKRRPDDNEETVRTRMAEYRAKTAPILPIYEARGIVTHVDGMAPIDQVNDAIETILAG, via the coding sequence ATGACGCTGAATATCATTTTGCTGGGTCCGCCGGGGGCGGGCAAGGGAACGCAGGCGGTGCGCCTGGAAGACGAGCATGGCATGGTCCAGCTCTCGACCGGCGACATGCTCCGCGCGGCGGTCAAGGCGGGGACGCCGATCGGCGTGCAGGCCAAAGCCGTGATGGATGCGGGCGAGCTCGTCTCGGACGAGATCGTCTCGGGCCTGATCGGCGAGCGGCTTGACCAGCTCGGCAGCGATGTTTCGGTGATCTTCGATGGCTATCCGCGCACTGCGGCGCAGGCCGAAGCGCTCGATGGCATCCTGTCGGCGCGCGGCCGCAAGCTCGACCATGTGATCGAGCTGCAGGTCGAGGAAGATGCGCTCGTTGATCGCATCACCGGCCGCTTCAGCTGCGCCAAATGCGGTGCCGGCTATCACGATCGCTACAAGCTGCCCAAGGTCGAAAACACTTGCGACGTTTGCGGCAGCGATGAATTCAAGCGCCGCCCCGACGATAATGAGGAAACGGTGCGTACGCGCATGGCCGAATATCGCGCCAAGACCGCGCCGATCCTGCCGATCTATGAGGCGCGCGGGATCGTGACGCACGTCGATGGCATGGCGCCGATCGATCAGGTCAACGACGCGATCGAAACCATCCTCGCGGGCTGA
- the secY gene encoding preprotein translocase subunit SecY — MASRADQLASNLNFSKFGQATELKNRIWFTIGALIVFRFLSFVPLPGVDPVALASLYSQAASGGVLDIFNTFSGGSLERMSIIALGVMPYITASIVVQLAAALSPSLAALKKEGESGRKKLNQYTRYGTVALTAIQGYFIAVGLESLGATQGIAAVVDPGMMFRIGAVISIVGGTLFLMWLGEQITSRGIGNGVSLIIMAGILAQLPRSFAQMFTQVREGSMGGGTILAVLGGAIVIIAFISFMERAQRRVLVQYPKRATQRGVMQADRSHLPLKVNTAGVIPPIFASSLLLMPLTVTQMMGQNVQGDTATGDFLITLNQYLAHGQPLYMALYAAGIIFFCFFYVAVVFNPEETADNLKRQNGFIPGIRPGKNTAAYLDFVLTRITVLGAAYLAAICLIPEYFIAGSGLPFQLGGTSLLIIVNVTIDTISQIQSHMLAHQYGDLIKKAKLKGGVARR; from the coding sequence ATGGCCTCTCGCGCCGACCAGCTTGCATCCAACCTGAACTTTTCGAAGTTCGGTCAGGCGACCGAACTCAAGAACCGCATCTGGTTCACGATCGGCGCGCTGATCGTCTTCCGTTTCCTGTCGTTCGTGCCGCTGCCGGGGGTCGACCCCGTTGCGCTGGCGTCGCTTTACAGCCAGGCCGCATCGGGCGGCGTCCTCGACATCTTCAACACCTTCTCGGGCGGCAGCCTGGAACGCATGAGCATCATCGCGCTCGGCGTCATGCCCTATATCACGGCGTCGATCGTCGTGCAGCTGGCGGCCGCGCTGTCGCCCAGCCTCGCCGCGCTCAAGAAAGAGGGCGAAAGCGGGCGCAAGAAGCTCAACCAATATACGCGCTACGGCACCGTCGCGCTGACCGCGATCCAGGGCTATTTCATCGCCGTCGGGCTCGAATCGCTCGGCGCGACGCAGGGCATCGCCGCGGTCGTCGACCCCGGCATGATGTTCCGTATCGGTGCGGTAATCAGCATCGTCGGCGGTACCCTCTTCCTGATGTGGCTCGGCGAACAGATCACCAGCCGTGGTATCGGCAACGGTGTGTCGCTGATCATCATGGCGGGCATTCTCGCGCAGCTGCCGCGCAGCTTTGCCCAGATGTTCACGCAGGTGCGCGAAGGCTCTATGGGCGGCGGCACGATCCTCGCGGTGCTCGGCGGCGCGATCGTCATCATCGCGTTCATCAGCTTCATGGAGCGCGCGCAGCGCCGCGTCCTCGTCCAGTATCCGAAGCGCGCGACGCAGCGCGGCGTGATGCAGGCCGACCGCAGCCACCTGCCGCTCAAGGTCAACACCGCGGGCGTGATCCCGCCGATCTTCGCCTCGTCGCTGCTGCTGATGCCGCTGACCGTCACGCAGATGATGGGTCAGAACGTCCAGGGCGATACCGCGACCGGCGATTTCCTGATCACGCTCAACCAGTATCTCGCGCACGGCCAGCCGCTCTATATGGCGCTCTATGCCGCGGGCATCATCTTCTTCTGCTTCTTCTATGTCGCGGTTGTCTTCAACCCCGAGGAAACCGCCGACAATCTGAAGCGCCAGAATGGTTTCATCCCGGGCATCCGTCCGGGCAAGAACACCGCCGCCTATCTCGATTTCGTGCTGACGCGCATCACCGTGCTCGGTGCGGCCTATCTGGCGGCGATCTGTCTGATCCCCGAATATTTCATCGCCGGGTCCGGATTGCCGTTCCAGCTCGGCGGCACCAGCCTGCTGATCATCGTCAACGTCACGATCGACACGATCAGCCAGATTCAGAGCCACATGCTCGCGCATCAATATGGCGACCTGATCAAGAAGGCCAAATTGAAAGGCGGCGTTGCGCGGCGCTAA
- the rplO gene encoding 50S ribosomal protein L15, with protein MTIKLNELRDNNGARKGRMRVGRGIGSGKGKTAGRGQKGQKARSGVAINGFEGGQMPLHMRIPKRGFNNIFAKDFAIVNLGQVQKLIDEKKLDAKAVVDHAALKAAGVARGGKDGVRLLAKGELTAKLNFAVAGASKGAIEAVEKAGGKVELPEPKAEGEGKKAQRRAKAKAE; from the coding sequence ATGACTATCAAGCTTAACGAACTTCGTGACAACAATGGCGCCCGCAAGGGCCGTATGCGCGTCGGACGCGGCATCGGTTCGGGCAAGGGCAAGACCGCCGGCCGCGGCCAGAAGGGCCAGAAGGCCCGCAGCGGCGTCGCGATCAACGGCTTCGAGGGCGGCCAGATGCCGCTCCACATGCGCATCCCGAAGCGCGGCTTCAACAACATCTTCGCGAAGGACTTCGCGATCGTGAACCTCGGTCAGGTGCAGAAGCTGATCGACGAGAAGAAGCTCGACGCCAAGGCTGTGGTCGATCACGCCGCGCTCAAGGCGGCCGGCGTTGCCCGTGGCGGCAAGGACGGCGTCCGCCTCCTCGCCAAGGGCGAACTCACCGCGAAGCTGAACTTCGCCGTTGCCGGCGCGTCGAAGGGCGCGATCGAAGCGGTCGAAAAGGCTGGCGGCAAGGTCGAACTGCCCGAGCCCAAGGCCGAAGGCGAAGGCAAGAAGGCCCAGCGCCGCGCCAAAGCCAAGGCGGAATAA
- the rpmD gene encoding 50S ribosomal protein L30, giving the protein MADKKIKIRQIGSPIRRPKSQRAILTGLGLGKMNREVELVDTPEVRGMIRKLPHMVEVVEG; this is encoded by the coding sequence ATGGCTGACAAGAAGATCAAGATCCGCCAGATCGGTTCGCCGATCCGTCGTCCCAAGAGCCAGCGTGCGATCCTGACCGGCCTCGGCCTGGGCAAGATGAACCGCGAGGTCGAACTGGTCGACACCCCGGAAGTGCGCGGTATGATCCGCAAGCTGCCGCACATGGTCGAAGTCGTCGAGGGCTGA
- the rpsE gene encoding 30S ribosomal protein S5, translating to MADEVQNVEGAPEAAPTDGQAPRRGRGGGRDGGRGGRDGGRGRRDDRRPRDEEGGEELIEKLVHINRVSKTVKGGKRFGFAALVVVGDGKGRAGFGHGKAREVPEAISKATAAAKKAMIRVPLRDGRTLHHDGRGHFGAGNVTLRSAPAGTGIIAGGPMRAVFESLGVADVVTKSVGTSNPYNMIRATFEALGEQTSPKSVAQRRGKKVSDLIKRGGASDRAAEAEAAAVTE from the coding sequence ATGGCAGACGAAGTACAGAACGTCGAAGGCGCTCCCGAAGCAGCCCCCACCGATGGCCAGGCTCCGCGCCGCGGCCGTGGCGGCGGCCGCGATGGTGGCCGTGGCGGTCGTGACGGTGGCCGTGGCCGCCGCGACGATCGTCGCCCGCGCGACGAAGAGGGTGGCGAAGAGCTGATCGAAAAGCTCGTCCACATCAACCGCGTCTCGAAGACCGTGAAGGGCGGCAAGCGCTTCGGTTTCGCCGCGCTCGTCGTCGTCGGCGACGGCAAGGGCCGCGCCGGTTTCGGTCATGGCAAGGCGCGCGAAGTGCCCGAAGCCATTTCGAAGGCAACCGCTGCCGCGAAGAAGGCGATGATTCGCGTTCCGCTGCGCGATGGCCGCACGCTGCACCATGATGGCCGCGGCCATTTCGGTGCCGGCAATGTGACGCTGCGTTCGGCACCCGCCGGTACGGGCATCATCGCCGGTGGCCCGATGCGCGCCGTGTTCGAATCGCTGGGCGTGGCCGACGTGGTGACCAAGTCGGTCGGCACCTCGAACCCCTACAACATGATCCGTGCGACCTTCGAAGCGCTCGGCGAGCAGACCAGCCCGAAGTCGGTCGCGCAGCGCCGCGGCAAGAAGGTTTCGGACCTGATCAAGCGTGGCGGTGCATCCGACCGCGCAGCCGAGGCGGAAGCCGCGGCGGTGACGGAGTAA